In a genomic window of Brettanomyces nanus chromosome 1, complete sequence:
- a CDS encoding uncharacterized protein (EggNog:ENOG41), protein MSLRGVKKALYRTPHQIFGSGNKTVDDRQLKAWEHDINNAIAGLEFLQLEAKKWQRCWIDIATTLLHVIGVFSDIHKPLDSSRKSKSGTGTAGFEEEKAPGSSDVEKGEQFTYITHHELAEAYKLVEMLFQDVSATAEYEYDSVADRCKAMKDNLKAISKLITKRNHKKIDYDMSFGSLEKAMSSRTTEALKVVHSQSKMEQSKEIYLDLDSKVRIVLPPVLETLSEFLNKMAMKIYYGNVETLRLFRTNLRDFAQSQGLLGAKDITLDYATIVTEFGDAYSIVQNRLESLEMLQEYKRLKETTLKDKAVDGVGNVTGTIVGTTVGVTSSLYTRASKSGQKLSLKSMRIENPVKPFDKGGMFATATDPVKYELQSQQNDEKRNYEDESSLQRQGPPPVPLKDFSTQSESIRSFSSHGDADWLRPLSLKSNDSPMPPIPNSIDSAVDPVQHDGFNGENSDTTTLTSSPLSGSRRFSFNLVENSETAKYISVGLDQIRRRIRQTLTTPNISTAPLTFDPNVYAIEVKRYGDMVLANSSISAQLFKSSLTANNA, encoded by the coding sequence ATGTCTTTACGGGGTGTAAAGAAAGCCCTATACAGAACTCCGCACCAAATTTTTGGAAGCGGCAACAAAACTGTCGACGACCGTCAACTGAAGGCCTGGGAACATGACATTAACAACGCCATTGCAGGTTTGgagtttcttcaattggaaGCCAAGAAATGGCAGAGATGTTGGATTGATATTGCCACCACTTTGCTTCATGTCATTGGTGTATTTAGTGATATTCATAAGCCTTTGGACAGCTCTCGCAAGAGCAAGTCCGGAACTGGAACAGCTGGatttgaggaagaaaaggcaCCGGGTTCTTCGGATGTCGAAAAAGGCGAACAGTTCACATACATTACTCATCATGAGTTGGCAGAGGCTTATAAACTGGTGGAAATGCTTTTCCAGGATGTGTCGGCGACAGCGGAGTATGAATATGATAGTGTGGCAGACAGATGCAAGGCGATGAAAGATAACTTGAAGGCTATTTCGAAGCTTATTACGAAGAGAAATCATAAGAAGATTGATTACGATATGTCCTTCGGTTCTTTAGAGAAGGCAATGAGTTCGAGGACAACAGAGGCGTTGAAAGTGGTTCATTCACAGTCCAAGATGGAGCAGTCTAAGGAAATTTATCTGGATTTGGACTCTAAAGTGAGAATAGTACTCCCTCCAGTCTTGGAGACATTGTCTGAGTTTCTCAATAAGATGGCCATGAAAATATACTATGGTAATGTAGAGACTTTGAGACTTTTCAGGACCAACCTTAGAGACTTTGCTCAATCGCAGGGTCTTTTAGGCGCGAAAGATATCACTTTGGACTATGCAACTATTGTGACAGAATTTGGTGATGCATACTCAATAGTGCAGAATAGATTGGAATCATTGGAAATGCTTCAGGAATATAAGCgattgaaagaaacaaCTTTGAAGGACAAGGCTGTTGATGGCGTCGGCAATGTTACAGGAACCATTGTTGGTACCACCGTTGGAGTTACCAGCTCCTTATATACCCGAGCTTCTAAGAGTGGACAGAAATTGAGCTTGAAGAGTATGAGAATTGAAAACCCTGTCAAACCGTTCGATAAAGGAGGAATGTTTGCCACGGCGACGGATCCAGTTAAGTACGAATTACAAAGCCAGCAGAACGACGAGAAGAGGAATTATGAGGATGAAAGTTCTTTGCAGCGGCAAGGTCCTCCTCCTGTTCCACTAAAGGACTTCTCTACCCAGAGTGAGAGTATTAGATCTTTTTCATCGCATGGTGACGCGGATTGGTTGAGACCTCTTTCACTCAAAAGCAACGATTCACCTATGCCACCAATTCCAAACAGTATTGACTCTGCAGTTGATCCAGTGCAACATGACGGTTTCAATGGGGAAAATAGCGACACCACTACTCTTACTTCTTCGCCCCTTTCTGGAAGTAGAAggttctctttcaatttggtTGAGAACTCAGAGACAGCCAAATACATATCGGTGGGTCTTGACCAAATtagaagaaggatcagACAAACCTTAACTACACCAAACATATCAACTGCACCTCTCACTTTTGATCCTAACGTCTATGCTATAGAGGTTAAACGCTATGGAGATATGGTTTTAGCCAATTCCTCGATTTCGGCGCAGCTTTTCAAATCTAGTTTAACTGCCAACAACGCCTAA
- a CDS encoding uncharacterized protein (EggNog:ENOG41), which produces MSTPPEILRIKRKRNEEPLQALLFENPPSRKKTRTDVGQDYVFKLARTEKSLRGKTPYVLNQEAELTKGRQIFSLPKRPASRQSPKKAQSKEEQVNPELLEMVNDYLKSDDGESATHSVQKRRKSSSISQEVRPSLRKEKAVRLKIDEEYVYDVYYRNKAISEEVEKVGRIGYVRFSEDDMDLIEDDDDDDSGAVTDDEDSNSENYYQNDYPEDEDAELNQSEAESYGLGEPSDDQTDQFENNKEKKFTKLDLNESSYMDTDGDESRSEIRDESFERQEFFPSDRGDPLAIHRDRIFGQLAGIINEKREENEAVPRD; this is translated from the coding sequence ATGTCTACACCACCAGAAATTCtaagaatcaaaagaaaacgTAACGAGGAACCACTCCAGGCGTTACTTTTTGAGAATCCTCCaagcaggaagaagacACGTACGGATGTTGGCCAAGACTATGTTTTCAAGCTTGCTCGTACTGAGAAGTCGTTACGTGGCAAAACACCATATGTTTTAAATCAAGAGGCGGAATTGACCAAAGGGCGTCAGATATTCAGTCTTCCGAAACGGCCAGCTTCCAGGCAGTCACCGAAGAAGGCTCAGAGCAAGGAGGAGCAAGTTAATCCCGAGTTACTTGAGATGGTGAATGACTATTTAAAGAGTGATGACGGAGAGAGTGCAACACATAGTGTACAGAAGCGACGCAAGTCGAGCAGTATTTCGCAGGAGGTGCGACCATCTTTACGCAAGGAAAAGGCGGTACGGTTGAAAATTGATGAGGAGTATGTTTACGATGTGTACTACAGAAACAAGGCCATTAGTGAGGAGGTTGAAAAGGTGGGTAGAATCGGATACGTGCGGTTTTCAGAGGACGATATGGATTTGATCGAagacgacgacgatgacgatTCGGGGGCTGTCACTGATGACGAAGACTCGAACTCGGAAAATTACTACCAGAATGATTACCCAGAGGACGAAGATGCCGAACTCAACCAGAGCGAGGCAGAGTCTTACGGATTAGGTGAGCCCAGTGACGATCAAACCGATCAGTTCGAGAATaataaggagaaaaagTTTACCAAACTCGATTTGAACGAATCCAGCTACATGGATACGGACGGAGACGAATCCAGAAGCGAAATTAGGGACGAAAGCTTTGAGAGACAGGAGTTTTTCCCTTCCGATAGAGGAGACCCACTGGCCATTCACCGAGACAGGATATTTGGCCAACTTGCAGGTATCATTaatgagaagagagaggaaAACGAGGCAGTTCCACGGGACTGA
- the FEN1 gene encoding Elongation of fatty acids protein 2 (BUSCO:EOG09342LJB) has protein sequence MGIRGLNALVSENAPKAIRSSELKSLFGRKVAIDASMCLYQFLIAVRQQDGSVLTNESGRTTSHLMGFFYRTIRMAGHGIKPCYVFDGKPPVMKGGELEKRLKRREDAEKKATEAKEAGQAAELMKYQRRTVRVTREQNEDAKKLLKLMGIPFVEAPCEAESQCAELAKAGKVYGAASEDMDTLCYQPPFLLRNLTAAEARKLKIDEYNIKEVLKGFDMPIEQFIDMCILLGCDYCETIRGVGPVTAMKMIRKYGSLEKIVETIENDPKSKYKVPENWPYKEARQLFLHPEVTPGSEVDLKWTEPDIDALINFMVKENGFNEQRIRDGAAKLSKALKSGTQERLDSFFRVSGTKSSNKKRTTKEEAKNGNKKKTRRRR, from the coding sequence ATGGGAATTAGAGGTCTAAATGCATTGGTATCGGAAAATGCTCCGAAAGCAATTCGATCTAGTGAACTGAAGTCACTTTTCGGTCGTAAAGTCGCTATTGATGCATCGATGTGTCTTTACCAGTTTCTTATAGCTGTGAGACAACAGGACGGAAGTGTCCTTACCAACGAATCGGGTCGTACCACGTCACATTTGATGGGATTTTTTTATAGAACCATTCGAATGGCTGGCCACGGAATAAAGCCATGCTATGTGTTTGATGGTAAACCTCCAGTTATGAAGGGAGGTGAATTGGAGAAGCgattgaagagaagagaagatgctGAGAAGAAAGCCACCGAGGCTAAAGAGGCTGGTCAGGCTGCagagttgatgaagtaCCAAAGAAGAACCGTTCGGGTAACCAGAGAGCAAAACGAGGACGCGAAAAAGTTACTTAAACTAATGGGAATTCCATTTGTGGAGGCTCCTTGTGAGGCCGAGTCTCAGTGTGCCGAATTGGCCAAAGCTGGTAAAGTTTATGGAGCAGCTTCCGAAGATATGGATACATTGTGCTATCAACCTCCCTTTTTGTTGAGAAATTTGACTGCTGCAGAAGCTAGGAAGCTCAAGATAGACGAATATAATATAAAAGAGGTTCTCAAGGGATTCGATATGCCTATTGAACAGTTCATTGACATGTGCATTCTACTTGGATGCGATTACTGCGAGACTATTCGGGGCGTGGGACCGGTGACAGcgatgaaaatgattcGAAAATACGGATCTTTAGAGAAAATTGTTGAAACCATCGAAAACGATCCGAAGTCCAAGTATAAGGTTCCCGAAAATTGGCCTTATAAGGAAGCTCGTCAGTTATTCTTACATCCAGAGGTGACGCCAGGGTCGGAGGTCGATCTTAAGTGGACAGAACCAGATATTGATGCATTGATTAATTTCATGGTAAAGGAAAATGGATTTAATGAACAGAGAATTAGAGATGGTGCTGCAAAGTTGAGCAAGGCACTGAAATCTGGTACTCAAGAAAGATTGGATTCCTTCTTCAGAGTTTCGGGTACTAAAAGTTCtaataagaaaagaacgaCGAAGGAGGAAGCCAAAAATGgtaataagaagaaaaccAGGAGACGACGTTAA
- a CDS encoding uncharacterized protein (EggNog:ENOG41) produces the protein MTGPFTNFLYHFNRLYIDTSGLVFGTLFDPTRDLVLITGGGSGLGKELTSKFRSQGARVVVFDLDIPTTDSKNYVEGVIYIACDVSDREVVLQKAQYVTENIGVVSLLINNAGITMGKTVLDLSFDEIEKTLQVNLLSSFYTIKAFMPGMMKNKRGYIVTVASTLGYLSPARLSAYGASKSGLIALHESLTYELGPPAFNTTGVKTLLVCPGQLRTGMFNGVRTPSTLLAPELDPKEVAYTIYRAVKLGKRGEIKLPLYGRLIPLVRLVPWPLAELVRYFSGMDESMKKFVGNAASLGEKSATIFNEAASIISNMTPKLGSSEAAQVELTENRELPNPDNT, from the coding sequence ATGACGGGTCCTTTCACcaattttctctatcaCTTCAATAGATTGTACATTGACACTTCTGGTTTGGTTTTTGGAACCCTTTTTGATCCCACAAGGGACCTAGTTCTCATTACAGGAGGAGGTTCAGGATTAGGTAAAGAATTAACCTCCAAATTCCGATCACAAGGTGCCAGGGTGGTTGTTTTTGATCTTGATATTCCGACAACGGACTCGAAAAATTATGTAGAAGGTGTCATCTATATTGCTTGTGATGTTAGTGACAGAGAGGTTGTCTTACAGAAAGCTCAATATGTCACAGAAAATATTGGTGTTGTGTCATTACTAATCAATAATGCAGGTATCACCATGGGAAAAACTGTACTGGACCTCTcatttgatgaaattgaaaagactcTACAGGTCAATTTACTTTCCAGTTTCTACACAATTAAAGCCTTCATGCCAGGcatgatgaaaaataagCGCGGATATATCGTCACTGTCGCCTCTACTCTAGGTTATCTTTCACCGGCCAGATTGAGTGCCTATGGTGCCTCTAAATCTGGATTGATTGCATTACATGAATCCCTAACTTATGAGCTTGGCCCTCCGGCTTTTAATACCACAGGTGTTAAGACCTTACTTGTCTGTCCAGGTCAGTTGAGGACAGGTATGTTCAATGGAGTTCGTACTCCATCTACCTTACTTGCTCCTGAATTAGATCCAAAGGAAGTGGCATATACTATTTACCGAGCTGTCAAATTAGGTAAAAGAGGAGAAATCAAGTTGCCTCTGTACGGGAGACTCATTCCTCTGGTGCGGCTTGTTCCTTGGCCCTTAGCAGAGTTGGTAAGGTATTTTTCAGGGATGGACGAAAGCATGAAGAAATTTGTTGGTAATGCTGCCTCTCTAGGCGAAAAATCTGCAACTATTTTCAATGAAGCAGCCTCTATCATCAGTAACATGACACCCAAGTTAGGGAGTAGTGAAGCTGCCCAAGTGGAACTCACCGAAAATCGCGAATTGCCTAATCCAGATAATACCTGA
- a CDS encoding uncharacterized protein (MEROPS:MER0020214), which translates to MFGRSSNTTSGFGGFGSNNSNANSASSPFAAASNTPFGSNNNANNAGGLFGANNNNNASNNGAGNLFGGHANTTTSPGGFGFGSNNNNNNNAASSNASGLFGNRNASGSPFGGASTTGSAFGANSRNTNTNTNTNGGGLFGASNTGASSGFGGSNTSSPFGQSAGGFRNSMGAVQQNQGTGVTPFKEQIEKDSIMGTLIYESISAMREYQNFSFEELRVQDYLQQRRFGNGGAGTTSASAGAFGANSNNFGGFANNNTATTNNVFGAGNNNSSNNTNTGNLFGSSNSSSPFGAKPVGMFGGNNTNVAGTGFGSSAFGSGNTNNAFGQNNNNNGSTTRSPFGGFGNNATTTTSPFGANNNNNNNSITGGLFGANNTNSGNTNRSPFGNNGYGANNGNNNSGGMFGNNNNTSGGMFGNNSNLNSNNNNTGGLFGTNNSTISKPAFGFGSGNTASKPGFGFGANNTNTNTNNNNTTNSMFGNASNTSGGGLFGSKPSGGMFGNNNNASAGGMFGNNNSNNSAGGLFGSGNNNNTAGGGIFGNKPNTSGGQFVNNSGNNNTFGNNNNASGGLFGSKPTSGGMFGSNNNGTNVGGAGLFGSNNNPNNNSAGGLFGNSTNNNNAAGGLFGNNGNNTNNSGGLFGNKTSSAGGLFGNKPSSGGLFGSNNSGINNNSNNNNMGNTGGLFGNKPNSSSGGLFGNKLNTGASLFGNQQNLLQNGNSNGLGTGFGFGNNQQKQQQQQQQQQLVAMSNQNPYGVGPLFSATQNVENSVVPPPVKPMAKAINLKKNVSLTSAYRLSPKPLFASKDVLVLRSGSIVSDVVPSLPVSSSRSSSTSARMTLIEDAKEDSKRLQNSVISDETDKAILSSYIFVPSRNTAKLVIDKSRQEGHFAGLKENSILVPEKQVSFKIEQKDDEAMSQKTVDNENSTTVAGSTFTVAASTPIKLDFEVPDADEISSGSEDSITLPDDYWTSPSIEEIKKMDPDQLSSVKNFSVGRRGCGQIEFLEPVDLTSISLSSLSDIAVFEKGAAVLYPTVDSRPKVGEGLNKPAIFSIEGCYPPSKDRKTVITDPHHPVVARHIRRLRAIPNTEFQSYDAVTGTWVFKLQHV; encoded by the coding sequence ATGTTTGGTCGTTCTTCCAACACAACTAGTGGCTTTGGTGGCTTTGGGTCGAATAACTCGAATGCCAATAGTGCGTCGTCTCCTTTTGCTGCAGCCTCTAACACGCCTTTTGGGTCTAATAACAATGCGAATAACGCTGGAGGCTTGTTTGGCGCCAATAACAACAATAACGCTAGCAATAATGGTGCTGGTAACCTCTTTGGTGGCCATGCCAATACGACTACCAGTCCTGGAGGCTTTGGCTTTGGATCCAATAATAACAATAACAATAATGCCGCCAGTTCCAATGCTAGTGGTCTATTTGGTAATCGGAATGCGAGTGGTTCTCCCTTTGGCGGTGCCAGCACTACTGGCTCTGCATTTGGTGCTAACAGTCGCAataccaataccaataccaatacCAATGGCGGAGGACTTTTTGGAGCCTCCAATACAGGAGCATCTAGTGGCTTTGGAGGGTCAAATACAAGTTCTCCATTTGGACAATCAGCCGGTGGATTCAGAAATAGTATGGGAGCTGTACAGCAGAACCAAGGTACCGGTGTCACGCCTTTCAAGGAGCAGATTGAGAAGGACTCCATCATGGGCACTCTAATCTACGAGAGCATTTCTGCCATGCGCGAATATCAgaacttttcttttgagGAATTGAGGGTTCAAGATTACCTTCAACAGAGACGATTTGGTAATGGCGGTGCCGGTACTACTAGCGCCTCTGCCGGGGCCTTTGGTGCAAATAGCAATAATTTTGGTGGCTTTGCAAACAATAATACCGCCACTACAAACAATGTCTTTGGTGCTGGTAATAACAACAGTTCCAATAACACTAATACTGGTAACCTCTTTGGCTCTAGCAACTCCAGTAGTCCGTTTGGTGCCAAACCAGTGGGTATGTTTGGTGGAAATAATACCAATGTTGCAGGTACCGGCTTTGGTTCCTCGGCTTTTGGGTCCGGTAATACGAACAATGCTTTTGGACAGAATAACAATAACAATGGCAGCACTACCAGATCCCCTTTTGGAGGCTTTGGTAATAACGCCACTACTACAACCTCACCCTTTGGTgccaacaacaacaacaacaacaattcTATCACTGGTGGGCTGTTTGGTGCCAATAACACCAACAGCGGTAACACCAACAGATCTCCGTTTGGAAATAATGGTTATGGTGCTAACAATGGCAACAACAACTCTGGTGGTATGTTTGGTAATAACAACAACACTTCTGGTGGTATGTTTGGTAATAACAGCAACCTCAACAgtaataataataacaCTGGGGGTCTGTTTGGAACCAATAATAGCACTATCAGCAAGCCTGCCTTTGGATTTGGCTCCGGTAATACTGCAAGTAAGCCTGGCTTCGGTTTTGGTGCCAACAACACCAACACGAACACCAATAACAATAACACTACGAACAGTATGTTTGGTAATGCCAGCAATACATCTGGAGGAGGACTGTTTGGATCCAAACCTTCTGGAGGTATGTTCGGTAATAATAACAATGCGTCTGCTGGTGGGATGTTTGGCAATAACAATAGTAACAACAGTGCGGGAGGGTTGTTTGGAAGCGGTAATAATAACAATACTGCTGGAGGCGGTATCTTTGGTAACAAACCAAACACTTCGGGTGGTCAGTTTGTCAACAATAGCGGCAATAATAATACCTTTGGCAACAATAATAATGCCTCAGGTGGCCTATTTGGTAGTAAACCCACTTCAGGAGGTATGTTTGGTAGTAATAACAATGGTACCAACGTCGGTGGGGCAGGGCTTTTTGGAAGTAATAACAACCCTAACAATAACTCTGCTGGAGGACTGTTTGGTAACAGCACCAATAACAACAATGCTGCGGGCGGTTTGTTTGGAAACAACGGCAATAATACCAATAACTCTGGAGGCCTCTTCGGCAACAAGACGAGCTCTGCTGGAGGTTTATTTGGCAATAAGCCCTCTTCTGGAGGACTGTTTGGTTCCAACAACAGCGGTATCAACAAtaacagcaacaacaacaatatGGGCAATACCGGAGGTCTGTTCGGTAACAAACCAAATTCGTCTAGTGGGGGTTTGTTTGGCAACAAATTAAACACGGGAGCATCTTTGTTTGGTAATCAGCAGAACCTATTGCAAAATGGTAATAGTAATGGTCTTGGTACCGGTTTCGGTTTTGGAAACAACCAGCAaaagcagcaacaacagcagcaacagcagcagttgGTGGCGATGTCTAATCAAAATCCGTACGGAGTGGGACCACTGTTTTCAGCTACTCAGAATGTGGAAAATTCGGTAGTCCCGCCTCCTGTTAAGCCTATGGCCAAGGCTAttaatttgaagaagaatgtcTCGCTCACTTCTGCGTACAGGCTCTCTCCTAAGCCATTGTTTGCTTCTAAAGATGTTCTTGTACTGAGAAGTGGTAGCATTGTTTCAGACGTTGTTCCCTCATTGCctgtttcttcatcgagATCGTCGTCGACTTCAGCCAGGATGACCCTTATTGAAGATGCAAAAGAGGATTCGAAGAGGTTGCAAAATTCAGTAATCTCTGATGAAACGGATAAGGCCATTTTATCGAGTTATATATTTGTGCCATCTAGAAATACTGCCAAGCTTGTCATCGATAAGAGTAGGCAGGAAGGTCATTTTGCTGgcttgaaagaaaatagcATATTGGTGCCTGAAAAGCAGGTTTCATTTAAGATTGAGCAAAAGGATGATGAGGCCATGTCTCAGAAGACAGTTGATAATGAGAACAGTACGACCGTAGCTGGTTCAACATTCACTGTCGCAGCGTCTACGCCAATTAAGTTGGACTTTGAAGTGCCGGATGCAGATGAGATTTCATCTGGTTCTGAAGACTCCATTACCCTTCCGGATGATTACTGGACTTCGCCCTCTATAGAAGAGATTAAGAAGATGGATCCGGATCAATTGAGCTCTGTGAAGAACTTTAGTGTTGGCAGAAGAGGATGTGGACAAATTGAATTCCTAGAACCTGTGGATCTTACATCTATTTCATTGTCCAGCTTATCTGACATAGCTGTCTTTGAGAAGGGGGCTGCTGTGTTATATCCTACGGTAGATTCCAGGCCAAAGGTGGGCGAGGGTTTGAATAAGCCGGcaattttctctattgAGGGATGTTATCCACCTTCAAAGGACCGTAAAACGGTGATTACTGATCCACATCATCCTGTCGTGGCAAGGCATATAAGAAGATTACGCGCCATTCCAAATACAGAATTTCAAAGTTATGATGCTGTTACTGGTACTTGGGTGTTCAAATTGCAGCATGTGTAA